From the genome of Litorilinea aerophila:
GCAGGCCGTCGCAGCAGGGTGATTGGTCTGGTAATCCCACAGCCGCTCAGCACCATCTTCTCCGATCCTTATTTCTCGACATTGATCCAGGGCTGCGCAACGGCGTGTGATGAGCGTGGATACTATCTCATGCTTTCGTTGGTGTTGCGGCAGGCGGATGATACCTATCGATGGCTGATTCGCACTCGACACATGGATGGCTTGCTTGTCGCACCACCTCTGATGGACGATCCGTTTATCCCCCATTTGCTGGACAGGTGCCTTCCGCTTGTCATGATGGGTCGCATTCCGGGACGCGCAGACATCCCGACGGTGAATATTGACAACGTCAATGGGGCAAAGCTAGCGACTCAGCACTTATTGAAACTTGGCTATACACGGATTGCCACTATCACCGGAGCCATGAACCTGGTTGGCGCCATCGATCGCCTGGAAGGTTTTCTCAATGCGTTGCGGGAGGCAGGTATTGACCCTCCGGAGGAATATATCCAGGAAGGTGATTGGTCGGAAGCGAGTGGAAAGCGGGCCATGGAAAACCTGTTGCAGGTGACACCGCCTCCTCAGGCTGTATTCGCCGCCAGCGACAACATGGCCATCGGAGCAATCAAGGCGATCCAGGCAGCGGGGTTAAGGGTCCCCGACGATATTGCTGTGGTGGGATTCGACAATATGCCAATGGCCGCGATGGCCGATCCTCCCCTGACTACTATCAATCATCAGATTGAGCGAATTGGGTTTCTGGCAGCTACCACATTGATTGACAGATTGGAGACGCCTCCGGCCTGTATGTCGGACGGCGATGTTCAACATGTTTTATTGCAACCCGAGCTGGTCGTTCGGATGTCCTGTGGACAGTCGCTACAGCATGGGGTTGTTCCATAAGGGATAGGACCAAAGACCGCGTGTCCCGAGAGAAAGGAGGTGCAGGCTACCTACAGGTTCTGCCGCTTCTCGTAGATATCTATTCACCGTAACAGGAACCTTCTTCACCCCTTTTCAGGAGGCAAGCATGAGATCTCGCTTCAACCTTTGGATTGTCCTGCTGCTCATCACCGGCATGGTGCTGGCGGCCTGCGGTGGCGGCGCAACATCCCCCGAGCCAGCAGTAGAGCAGCCAGCTGCCCAGGAACAAGCCGCCCAGGAGCAGCCTGCGCAAGCAGCAGAAGCGCCCGCCACAGCTCCGGCGGAGGCTTCCGCCCCGGTGGATGCCAATGCATTGCCCCGCGACGAGACCCTCTACTACAACGGTTTCCAGTGGGGCCCCGTGGTCGGTTGGAATCCCTACTCCAACAGCAACAACAATGGCATGGCCATCGCCCAGCAGGACAACGCCCGGGTGACCATGTTCGAAACCCCATACCTCTACAACATGCTGGACGGCAAGCAGTATCCGCTTCTGGCGGACGGCGACTGGTCGTGGAACGAGGATCGCACCGAGATCACCTTCAAGATCAAGCCCGCCGCCCGCTGGAGCGATGGGACACCGGTGACTGCCGAAGACGTTGCCTACACCTGGGCTACCCACGTGAAGTATGAGACTGCGATTGGTGCTGCAAACAAGGCGTACATCGACACCATCGAAGCAGTCGATCCCCAGACCGTTGTGATTAAAGCGAAGCTGGATGAAAATGGCCGAGCGGTCAACCCGCTGATCGTACAGGCGTACCTGAGCAGCTACTACGTGATCCAGAAGGCCTGGACGCAGAAGCTGGAAGAGCGCAGTGGCGGCGACCCCACCAAGCTGATGGCAGACCCGGCAGAGGATGTGGTCTACTCCGGTCCCTACGGCAAGTTCTTCGCCGATGACACCAAAGTCGTGCTGGTGCGCAACGACAATTACTGGGGTCAGGATCCCAGCATGTGGGGGAAGCTGCCGGCGCCCAAGTACCTGGCCCACACCATCTTCAAGGACAACGCGGCCGGCACCACGGCTCTCGCGGCCGGCGAGGTGGACGTCAGCCAGCAGTTCAACTCCAACGTCCAGGACCTATGGGAGAAGCAGAACCTGCCCATCTCCACATATCTCCCAGACCCGCCCTACCACATCGGCGCCAGCCTGCCGACTGCCTTCTACAACCTGAAGGCGCCTGGCCTGGATCAGGTCTGCATCCGCAAAGCCATTGCCATCGCTGTGGATTATCGGGCCATCGTCGCCAACGCCATGACCAATCAGTCCGCCACCTTCGAGCAGGTGCCTCGTTCGCTGATGAATCCAACCCCCTTCGAGCAGGCTCTGTACAACCGGGAAGCAGTCCGGGAGTTGCAATGGGTGGGTAATGACATTGAAGGCGCCAAAAAGCTGCTTGACGACTGTGGCGTGGTGGACACCGACGGTGACGGCTGGCGCGAATACAATGGCGAGAAGCTGAGCTACGTGGCCACCTGCCCCAACGGCTGGTCCGACTGGCAGGCCGCCATCGAGATCGTGGCTGCCGCCGGCAAAGAGATCGGCATCGACATTACCACCAACTTCCCCGAATGGTCGGTCTACCAGACTGTCGTCACCAAATCTGACACGCCGCTGCCGCCCGGCTATGAGATCTTCATGATGTGGAGCGCCGGGGCTGGCCCGACGCAACCCTGGGGTCGCATCCGCAACCTGCTCAGCTCGGAGTGGATCGGCCTGCCCAGCAACTGGAGCGGCAACTGGGGTCAGTACTCCAACCCAGAGGTGGACGATCTCCTGGCTAAGATTCCTCATGAGACGGATGAGGCCAAGTTGAAGGAGATGTACACACGTTTGGTGGAGATCTACCTGACCGACGTGCCTTCCTTCACCTTGATGTATCGCCCACAGAACTTCCACACCGTCAACGAGAGCGTCTGGACGAACTTCCCCCACGAGGGCGACGGCACCAACCCGCCCGTCCCGCCGCTTAACCTGACGGATGGCTGGAGCATCGCTGGTCTTTACAACCTCACCCTCGTAGAGCCATAGCGGATGGCCGAGACCCTTGCCGGGACGCGTCCCGGCAAGGGTCTCGTTTTCCCCGTTCCACTCTTGTTATGTGCGGTTGAGGCACCGCTTTCCGTGTTGTGAAGTCGGTGGCTGTTGACAAGCCAAAGGAAGGATCCCGTTGAAAGGCTACACCCGATATTTCCTCGTTAAATTCGGTTGGTTTCTGGTCACCTTTGTCTTCGCCTTTGTGCTGAACTTTACTTTGCCCCGCCTGATGCCCGGCGATCCGGTAGCCGCGATTGTAGCCCGACAGGCGCAAGGCATGAGCAACCCAACCGGCGTGCAGGCAATCTACCAGCAATACACCGAACTTTTCGGTACCAACAGGCCCATCATCGAACAATTTTTCATCTATGTGCGCAACGTGTTTCGCGGAGACTTTGGCTTTTCGTTCAGTCAATATCCCCGTACGGTGGCGGAGGTGATCGGCGCTTCGATTGGTTGGACCCTGATCTTACAGTTTCCGGCCATCCTTGTGGGCTGGATTTTGGGCAATGTACTCGGTGCCATGGCCGCCTATCTCAAAGGTGGCTTTGATAAGATGGTTATGCCCACTGCTCTCTTCCTGAGCAGCTTTCCGGCTTTTGGCATGGCCATCATCTTACTTGTGATCTTCGCTGTACAACTGAAGTGGCTGCCCACATCGGGCGGCTATGGCTACAACCTGATCCCCAGCCTGACGCCCACCTTCCTATGGTCGGCATTCGTCCACTACCAGCTGCCCTTTTGGTCCATTGTGCTGATTGCCATCGGTGGCCAGGCCATCGGCATGCGCTCCATGTCGATCTACGAGTTGAATGCGGATTACGTGAAATTTGCCCGCTTTATGGGCATCAAGGACGACAAGATCGTGGCCTACGTCTTCCGCAACGCCATGCTGCCCCAGGTGACCGGTCTGGCCCTCTCCATCGGCACGATGGTTGGCGGCGCGCTGATCGCCGAGATCGTGTTCAGCTATCCTGGCCTTGGCACGACGCTTTTGAATGGCATCATGGGGCAGGACTATCCCCTTATCTCGGCTGCAACCTTAATCATCACGTTCATGGTGTTGACAGCCTTTTTTATTCTGGAGATCGTATACGGCCTGATCGATCCACGCATCAAGGCCGCCCAGTCTGATTAGGATGGAAGCGCCATGCAGCATACTTTCAGGCAGATTTTTCGCTCCGGCAAGTTTATTATCGGTTTCACGATTTTGATGATGATCCTCCTGATGGTCATCATCTACCCCTTGTTGTTCCCCTATCCACCCCTTCAGATTATTGCCCAGGGCACCTTCTTTCCCCCCGGCGTCTATGTAAGCGTCTACGATGCCATCAACGCGCCGGCGTTGTACACCCTTAACCTGGAAGACGCCGACCTGAAACGCATTGCCAACAGGTTAAGCCAGGAAGATCGGGAGGCCATGAAAGAGTGGCTGGTCTCCTTCGGCGTGCCTGAAGAAGAAATAGACATCGAGAATACCGAACAATTGCTGTCCCAATGGAACGCCAACTACGACCCCAATCTGCGCTTGCCCGGCATGACCTTCGCCCGGCAGCGCTATTTTCAGCGCGTCAACGCGGCCATTGATGGACTGCTCTCCACCGAAGGGGCCATCGTCGCCACCCGAGATCCTGAGACGGGCACGTTGGAGGAAAAAACCGTCATCCAACAGACGGACTACGCCAACGTAGACCAGATCGCCAATGTGCGCGTTCTCCCGCTGGGGACTGATAACTTTGGCCGCGATGTGCTGCCACAATTGGTTGTCGCCACGCGGGTCTCGCTGCTGATCGGCCTGGTCGCGGGGCTGATCGCCACGACCATTGGCCTGTCGCTGGGATTAGTGGCCGGGTACATTGGCGGGCTAATCGATGACGTTATCATGTTCGTCACCAACCTGTTCACCGTCATCCCCGCCTTTGTACTGTTAATCCTCATCTCCTTCAGCATCGGCCAGGACAGGCGTGGGGCCATCACCATCGCCATCGTGATCGGCTTCACCTCCTGGGTGTGGACGGCGAGAGCCGTACGCTCTCAAGTGCTTTCCCTGCGCAATCGCGACCATGTCAATCTCTCGAAACTTTCCGGGCATTCGGTATTTCGTATCATCCTCATCGACATTCTGCCCTATATCGCCTCCTACGTGGTCATGGCCCTCATCCTGCAGATCTCGTCGGGCATTCTGGCAGAGGCCGGCCTTTCCATCCTGGGGTTAGGGCCGCGCACCACTGAAACACCGACCCTGGGGCTAATGCTGAACTGGTCGATGATCTACCAGGCCCACATTTTGGGCAAGTGGTGGGCGTACCTGCCCGTGCTGATCACGATCGCCCTGATTTCATTCTCCATGAATCTCATGAACACCGGACTGGACCAGGTGTTTAATCCTGCGCTAAGGGATTGAGTGAACCGATGGGAAAAATTATGCTGGAGGTGCGTGATCTTACTACCAAATATGTCACGCGCTATAAAGAGGATGTCTACGCCGTCGATCACGTCTCGCTAAAGATCGAGGAAGGCAAAACTCTCGGCATTGCCGGCGAATCGGGTTGTGGAAAATCGACCCTGGCCCTAAGCCTGATGGGCTATTACTTTCCGCCGCTCCATTACATGAGCGGCGAGATTATCATTGATGGGCACAATATCACCGGCATGAAACCGGACGAAGTACGTAAATCGATCCTGGGCAAGGAGATCGCCTATATTCCCCAGGCGGCCATGAACGCGCTGAATCCCACCCGGAAAGTGATCGATTTCATCGGTGATGTGATCCACGCCCACGATCCAACCTGGACCAAGAAGCAGATCTACGACCATGCCCGCGCCCTCTTTGAACGCCTGGGGCTGCCGGCAACGGTGCTGCACAAATATCCTGTCGAACTTTCGGGTGGGATGAAACAACGCACGGTGATCGCCATTGCTGTCATCTTGAGGCCAAAGGTGCTGATCGCCGATGAACCCTCATCCGCCCTGGATGTCACCTCCCAAAAGATGGTCATCAAAATGCTGCGGGACATGATGGAGAGCGGTTTCATCAAAGCCATGATCTTCATCACCCACGAGCTGCCCCTCCTCTACAACGTCGCCGACGACATCATGGTCATGTACGCCGGACAGATTGTGGAAAGAGGCACCTCTAAACAGGTCGTCTTTGACCCTCTCCATCCCTATTCAAAAGGGCTGATGGGATCGATCATCGTGCCGGAAAGTGGCCTGCGCAGCGTCAAATTGACTGCTATCCCCGGCTCGCCCCCCAACTTGAAAAACCCGCCGCCAGGATGTCGCTTCGCCGATCGCTGTAAATATGTGCGGCCAGAATGCCGGGCCATTTCGGTGCCTTTGTACGATGCAGGCTATGGCCGCGCCTATCGGTGCATCATACCGGAAGAGGAGTTAAGGAGGGCTTACGATCATGGCCAGTAACGGACAACCATGTCTGAGCGGCCGAGGCGTGACCAAAATCTTCGGCTTTGGTCGCACCAGAACCGTCGCCGTCGACCACGTGGACTTTGACTTTCACGAAGGCGAAATCGTCTCCATCGTAGGTGAGTCGGGCAGCGGTAAGACGACCCTGGCCAAAATGTTGCTGGGGCTGATCAACGTGACCGAAGGAGAGATCTATTTTCAGGGGAAGAAGCGAGATCTCAGCTCCGGCCGAAAACGGCGAGAGTACTGGCGCAATATCCAGGCGATCTTCCAGGACCCCTTCTCCTCATACAACATTTTTCAGAAAATCGACTCCGTCCTACTCGATTGTATCCGAATGCGCGGGGGTGGCAGGCTACCTCGGGAACAGAAAATTGAGATGATGACAGAGGCGTGTAGTTTCGTCAACCTGAAGTTCGCCGAACTCACCAACAAATATCCCTTCGAGCTCTCAGGTGGGCAGATGCAGCGCCTCATGATTGCCCGTATCTTCCTGCTTAAACCCAAGATCCTAGTGGCGGATGAACCTACCTCCATGATTGACGCCTGTTCACGTGCCACCATCCTGGACTATCTGATGAAACTACGTAACGAAACCGGCATGACGCTCATCTTCATTACCCACGACATTGGCCTGGCCTACTACGTCTCCGACACCATCTACATCATGGAACACGGACGCTTTGTAGAAAGCGGTACCGCCGACGACGTCATTCTTCATCCCAGACAACCTTATACCCGCCGTCTGATCAGTGACGTACCGAAAATCTACGAGGAATGGGATCTCTCCACTGTGTAATCAACTGGCATTATCTTTGCACTTTAGGTTTTAGCCACAGATTCCACGGATCACACCACATCTGAGGATGCCCCCTCCGCACATGCCCCCCATCCGGACGCGGAGTCGGCATCCTCAGATGCCGACCCCAGAGATAATATACCCGGTCACGGCCGTTCCAACCAACCCAACAAAACCGGCTCCCTGGCCAACTCCTCGCCGGCCCGGCTGGGAACGGCGAAATCCCCCCCAAAGGGTTGGAGGCCCACCTCCACCCGGTATCGTCCCGGGCCGGCCCACGTCGGCCAGGAGATCTGATACACATCCTGGATCACCACACCCTCGGGCCACCAGTCGGTGCTCCAGCGGCCATAGCCCGGGGAACGCCGCCACTCCCAGACCAGGCTGCCGTCTTCGGCCACCACCCGCACGACGGTACGCCAGTCCTGGGTGGGCGGCTCCTCGCTGCGCCAGTAGAGGCGGATGGGATCCGTCAATTCCCAGTGGACCAGCGACAGTTCGCCGAAGCGGATGGGCCGACCTACGGCGGGTACGCTCGCCGGAGGGACGGGCGCCGGCGGCGCCATGCCCGTTCGTATCACCCCCACCAGGCCATACACGCTCAACAGGGAGAGGCCCACAACCAGCGCCCAGGCTAAAACCCCTCTCCCCCTGCCAGGTAGCCAGGCATCCAGGCCCGCCACCCACAACACCGCCAGCGCCCCCAGGGCCGGGAAAAGGAGTCGCCCCTGATCCGTGCCCAGGGCGACCAGGGAATAGCGCCAGATGCCCAGGGCCACCCCACCCGCAGCCACCAGCAATAGGCCCAGGACGATCCGCTCCTGATCAGGTCCGCCTCGCCAAAGGCGACGCGCCAGGCCCAGGAGACTCACCAGCGTCAGGAAAGCCAGAAAGCCGTAGATCCACCCCGCCATGGGCATGTGCCCCGCGCCGCCAAACTTGCCCCAAAAGGAGACAAACCAGCCCTTGAGCAGCCACCCGGTGTCGCTCCAGCCCCAGGGCGCGGTCCGCTCATCCACCGTCTGCCGCACCAGGGCCATGCCCAGGGGATCACCGTACAGCCGCCAGTTGCGGATGAACCAGGGGCTGGCCAGGGCCACCGCCGGCACGAAGACGGCCACCAGGCTGCCCAGCCAGCGCCGCCAGGTCTTCCACAGCGTGGCAGCCATGGCCAACCCAGAGGTGGAGGTCGGCCTGTGGCCAACGGCCGCACCGGCCACCACGGCCAGAGCCACCGCCGGCCACAGCCCCGAGGTGCTGACCTTGGCCAGCAGCCCCAGGCCCAGGGCCAGGGGTGTCCACCAGCCACTGCGCCACCCCCAGCGGCCGCCAGAGCGAAACAGGGCCAGCCCCCCCCAAAGCGCCAGGGTGCCAAAGAGGGCGGCCGCGTTGTCGTTGTTCACCGACCCGCCGATGAAATTGAACTCCGGCAGGCAAGCGGCCATCGCCGTGGCCGCCAGCGCCAGGAGCGGCTGGCCCGGCCAGACGGTGGTGGCCAGGCCATAGATCGCCAGCACGGTGGCGGTGCTCAACAGGACGGACCAAAAGCGGGCCAGGTGGAAGGCCAGGACGCTCTCTCGCCAGGGCCAGGCTTCCAGGCGGGTGTGCACGAAAAAGTTGGGCGATCCATACGCCGTCGGCTCAATGTGGACATCCGGGTTGGCCCGCAGGAAGTCGAAGCGAGGGCCGGCAGGCAGCGCCACGAGAGCGGCGGTCCCGTGGTACAGGGGCGGGTGCTTGCTCTGGGTCACCCGGGGCCCCACGGGCAGTTGCCCCTCCTGGGCCAGATAGACCACAAAGGCCCAGTGGTCGGCCTCGTCGGGTGCCTCGCCCGCCGGGTTGAAGACGCTGTAGCTCCCTGCCAGCAGCAGGTGCAGGGCGGCCAGCAGCACTGCGTACAGACGGACTCGTCGGGGGCTCATGGGCGAACCTCCACCTGCCCGATGGCCAGCCGGGGCGTTGGATGGCCGACCGGCTGGAGCGGAGCCTCGGGCTGGCCCGGCGGATAGAGCCCCACGTACACCGTGTAGGTGCCCGGCGCCAGGTCGGCCGGCACAGGCACCTGGTGCTCATAGACCAGCACCTGACCCGGCAGCCAGCGCTCCGCCGGCGTGTACAGCCCGGCCAACGGCTCATCCCGCTGGGCCACCATCTCGCCACCTGCATCCACCAGGTGCACGAAGGTGGTCAATGGCTGCCCCCCCTCCTGGACGGACCAGAAGAGCCGGACGGACAGAAGATCCCCAGGGCCAGCCGCCCCGATGACGGCACCTTCCAGCCGCACCGGTCCATAGTTCACCCCCACTGCAACGGGATGAACTGCCCGGGCGAACCAGCCCAGGCCATCGCCCACCAGCAACAGCACAAAGGCCAGCCCGAAGACCAGCTCCAACGGACGCCGTCGTCCGGCCAGCAGGGCCACGACCAGGCCGCCCAGGCTGCTACAGGCCAGCCCCAACAGCACCGCCGGCGTGGGCGTCCAGCGGAGGTCCAGGCGGTGGTTGCCGGCCGGGACGTCTACCGCCAGGAGTGCCAGGGGGCCGTCTGGCTGAACCTCCACGGGACGGCCATCCAGGCGCACCTGCCAGGCCGGATAAAAAAACTGGTGAAAGCGCAGGGTAAAGTCTTGGGCTGCCGTGACGAGCCAGCTCCCCCCCAGATAGGGCTGCTGGAGAGGCTCGGCGCGCCAGGAGACAGGGTCCACCTGGAGCTGCTCCTCCTGGGGAACCGTGGGCGCCCGGCCCACTGCCCACCGGGCCTCCTGAACCCAGCGGGGCAGAAATTCGGCCGTCCAGGTGGCGCCCACCTGGCCATGGTCGGCATCGAACTGCCACATCTGTTCTCGAGTGAGCAGCGCCGGGGTGTAGGGAGCCGGCTGAGGGCTCAGCCCGGCCAGGGCATACCAGACCCCGTAGACACCCACCACCGCCGCAGCCAGGAGTCCTCCCCCACGTCGCAGCCCTGGGGTCAGCCGCCAGCCTGCCTCCAGGAGCAGCGCCGCGCACCAGGCAAAAGCCGGCGCCAGCAGGGTCTGCCAGCGCCAGGGGAACTGCAGCTTCTCCAGGACCGCGCTCCCCAGCATCCACAGGGGCGCGCTGGCCCCGGTGGTCAGAAACAGGGAGAGGCCGGCGATCCCCAAAGCCGTGGCCAGGGCGCCCCGGCCGGGCACAGACGCCCCCATGCCCAGGACGCCCAGGGCCAGAATCAGGGTGGGAAGCAGATAGGAAGGTGCAGGCACCGTGGCCGCGGCGGCATCCGGATAGGGATAGCGCCACAGGCCGGCCCACAGCTCCCGCCAACCTGCGAAATGGCGGACGAAGCCCGCGTCGGGGGGGCTGCTTCCCAGGGAGACCCAGGGGACTTCCAGCACCGCGGGCAACAGCTGCACCCCGGCGAGGGCCACCCCCATGATCACCGGTCCGCCCAGGGCCATCCCCACCCGCCAGAATCGGGCCCAGGATCCCTCCCCAGCAGAGGACCACAGCCGGGCGGCTGCCAGCACAGGAAAGAGCAATCCGGCCATCATCACAGCCATCAAAGCCGTCAGGTTGTGGGTCAGGAAAAGGCCGGCCCAGGCCAGGCTGAGCCAGAGGAAGACGGGCCGACGGAACAGGGAATGCTCGCCCTCCGTCGCCCGCAGGAGCCGACAGGTCAGCCCGGCGATGAGGGGCAGCCAGAGGAAAGCCGCAAACTCAGGCAGGGCGCCCCGGATGAACAGGTCGTAGAGGCGGTAGGGGAAGGCCAGGTAGAGGAGAGCCCCCCAGAGGGCCACGGCAGGCCGACACCAGCAGCGCAACAGGGCGATCATGGCCAGGCCGGACAGGCCATACCAGAGGGCCAGACCCAGCCGGGTGGCGCTGAGCAGGTCCAGGCCGGCCAGGTGGAAGAGCGCCGGCCCGTAGTAAAAGGCCGGCGCATAGAAGTTCAAGACGGGATACCCATAGCCAAAGGCGAAGTCTGGAAACCAGCGGGGCCACAGGACGCCCATGGAAAGCGCCTCGGCCAGGGCCCGCACCCGATGCAGATGGAAGAGGCCATCCGGCGTCTCTGGCCAGGACGCCGTACTCCAGAAAAGGGCGAGGCCGGCGCCCAGGCACAAAGCCACATAACCCACCCGACGACGCCAGGCCGGGCCAGGGGCGACGGTGAAGGCTTGCATCGCGGACGGTCAGGCCGCCCCCTCCCCTGGGGAAGTGGCGGAGGATTCGGCCTCGGGCTCCTCTTTCTCGGGCTCTTCCTTGATGGAACGCAGGTGGGGAAAGAGGATGACCTCGCGGATGGTGTCCTTGTCGGTGAAGAGCATGGTCAAGCGGTCGATGCCCATGCCGAAGCCACCGGTAGGCGGCATCCCATAGCTGAGGGCCTCGATGTAATCCTCGTCGATGGGGTGGGCCTCATCGTCGCCATGGCGCGCCCGGTAGTTTTCATCCACGAAGCGCTGCCACTGGTCGATGGGATCGTTGATCTCGCTGAAGGCATTGCAGATCTCCATGCCGCCGATGAAACCCTCGAACCGCTCCACCTGCCGGGGATCGTCCGGGGTCGCCTTGGCCAGGGGGCTGATGTCCCGCGGGTAGTCGATCAGGAAGGTGGGCTGGATCAGCTCCGGCTCCACGTGGCGGGCCAGCAGGCTGTCCACCAGCTTGCCCCAGCTGCTCTTGGGATCGGGCTCGTGGCCCAGGCGGCGCATTTCCTGAGCCAGGGATGCCGCGTCTGGAAAGGCCTCGTAGTCGATGCCGGTCGCGTCCAGGATGGCCTGGCGCAAGGAGATTCGGCGCCAGGGCGGTTTCAGGTCGATGGTCTTGCCCTGCCAGGTGATCTGGGTGCCCCCGGTGACCTGTTGGGCCACGTAGGCCAGCATCTCCTCGGTGCGCTTCATGACACCGTTGTAGTCGGCATAGGCCTCGTAAAATTCGAGCTGGGTGAACTCCGGGTTGTGCTTGAAGCTGACGCCCTCGTTGCGGAAGTCCCGCCCGATCTCATAGACCCGGTCGAAGCCCCCCACGATCAGACGCTTCAGGTAGAGCTCGAAGCTGATGCGCAGGTAGAGATCCTGGTGAAGCTGATTGTGATGGGTGACAAAGGGCCGGGCTGCAGCGCCGCCGTAGATGGGCTGCAGGATGGGCGTCTCCACTTCCAGGAAGCCTTCCCGGTCCAGGTACTCTCGCAAGGCCCGCACGATAGCCGCCCGGCGGCGGAAGACCTCCCGCACCTCCGGGTTGGCCAACAGGTCCACGTACCGGCGACGGTAGCGGGTCTCCCGGTCCCGCACGCCATGCCACTTATCGGGCATGGGCTTGAGGGCCTTGCTGAGGAACTGGATGGACTGGGCCTCCACGCTCAGCTCGCCAGTTTTGGTCACCACCAGGGGTCCGGTGACGCTGATGAAGTCGCCCAGATCGATCAGCTTCTTCCAGATGTCGTTGTACCAGCCTTCGGGCAGGCTGTCCCGGCGGACTAGGATCTGGATCTGGCCGGTGCCATCTTCCAGGTCGGCGAAGCTCATCTTCCCCATGATGCGGATGCGCTTGAGCCGACCTGCCACCGAGACGGGGCCCTGGCTGTCGGCGCCCGATTCGTACAGGGCCCGGGCCTGGGCGATGGTGTGGGTACGCCGGGCGCGGGCGGGGTAGGGCTCAATGCCGGCCTCCATCAGCGCCTGCAGATTTTGCAGGCGTGATCGTTCCTGATCGGTCAATCTTTCCGACTCAAACGGAGAAGGAGTGGTTGAATGGCTCACGCGGCAGTTCCCTTTTCAGGCTTGAATCCACTGCAAAAGCCACAGATTTCACACTCCGTGGCTTTTGGCAGTCAGGAAGGCTTTATTCGATCTTCAAGATTTCAAAGACGATTTCACCGCCAGGAGAATTGACTGTGACCGATTCGCCTACCTTCTTGCCCAGCAAGGCCTTGCCGATGGGGCTCTGGTTGCTGATGCGGCCATTGGCAGGGTCGGCTTCCAGCGAACCGACGATGGTGTAGGTCTCTTCGTAATCGGTCCCCACTTCCCGCACGATGACTGTGCGGCCCAGGGCAATTTCATCCGCTGGCTGGGCGGATTCATCAATCACCTGGGCATTTTTGAGGATGTTTTCCAGCTCTCGGATGCGGCCTTCCAGGAAGCCTTGGGCCGTTTTGGCCTCATCGTAGCCGGCGTTTTCGC
Proteins encoded in this window:
- a CDS encoding ABC transporter substrate-binding protein, which encodes MRSRFNLWIVLLLITGMVLAACGGGATSPEPAVEQPAAQEQAAQEQPAQAAEAPATAPAEASAPVDANALPRDETLYYNGFQWGPVVGWNPYSNSNNNGMAIAQQDNARVTMFETPYLYNMLDGKQYPLLADGDWSWNEDRTEITFKIKPAARWSDGTPVTAEDVAYTWATHVKYETAIGAANKAYIDTIEAVDPQTVVIKAKLDENGRAVNPLIVQAYLSSYYVIQKAWTQKLEERSGGDPTKLMADPAEDVVYSGPYGKFFADDTKVVLVRNDNYWGQDPSMWGKLPAPKYLAHTIFKDNAAGTTALAAGEVDVSQQFNSNVQDLWEKQNLPISTYLPDPPYHIGASLPTAFYNLKAPGLDQVCIRKAIAIAVDYRAIVANAMTNQSATFEQVPRSLMNPTPFEQALYNREAVRELQWVGNDIEGAKKLLDDCGVVDTDGDGWREYNGEKLSYVATCPNGWSDWQAAIEIVAAAGKEIGIDITTNFPEWSVYQTVVTKSDTPLPPGYEIFMMWSAGAGPTQPWGRIRNLLSSEWIGLPSNWSGNWGQYSNPEVDDLLAKIPHETDEAKLKEMYTRLVEIYLTDVPSFTLMYRPQNFHTVNESVWTNFPHEGDGTNPPVPPLNLTDGWSIAGLYNLTLVEP
- a CDS encoding LacI family DNA-binding transcriptional regulator, which produces MTLEEIARLAGCSRSTVSRVINNDPNVREETRKRVLRVIREQDFQPNPAARALAGRRSRVIGLVIPQPLSTIFSDPYFSTLIQGCATACDERGYYLMLSLVLRQADDTYRWLIRTRHMDGLLVAPPLMDDPFIPHLLDRCLPLVMMGRIPGRADIPTVNIDNVNGAKLATQHLLKLGYTRIATITGAMNLVGAIDRLEGFLNALREAGIDPPEEYIQEGDWSEASGKRAMENLLQVTPPPQAVFAASDNMAIGAIKAIQAAGLRVPDDIAVVGFDNMPMAAMADPPLTTINHQIERIGFLAATTLIDRLETPPACMSDGDVQHVLLQPELVVRMSCGQSLQHGVVP
- a CDS encoding ABC transporter ATP-binding protein; the encoded protein is MGKIMLEVRDLTTKYVTRYKEDVYAVDHVSLKIEEGKTLGIAGESGCGKSTLALSLMGYYFPPLHYMSGEIIIDGHNITGMKPDEVRKSILGKEIAYIPQAAMNALNPTRKVIDFIGDVIHAHDPTWTKKQIYDHARALFERLGLPATVLHKYPVELSGGMKQRTVIAIAVILRPKVLIADEPSSALDVTSQKMVIKMLRDMMESGFIKAMIFITHELPLLYNVADDIMVMYAGQIVERGTSKQVVFDPLHPYSKGLMGSIIVPESGLRSVKLTAIPGSPPNLKNPPPGCRFADRCKYVRPECRAISVPLYDAGYGRAYRCIIPEEELRRAYDHGQ
- a CDS encoding ABC transporter permease, producing the protein MQHTFRQIFRSGKFIIGFTILMMILLMVIIYPLLFPYPPLQIIAQGTFFPPGVYVSVYDAINAPALYTLNLEDADLKRIANRLSQEDREAMKEWLVSFGVPEEEIDIENTEQLLSQWNANYDPNLRLPGMTFARQRYFQRVNAAIDGLLSTEGAIVATRDPETGTLEEKTVIQQTDYANVDQIANVRVLPLGTDNFGRDVLPQLVVATRVSLLIGLVAGLIATTIGLSLGLVAGYIGGLIDDVIMFVTNLFTVIPAFVLLILISFSIGQDRRGAITIAIVIGFTSWVWTARAVRSQVLSLRNRDHVNLSKLSGHSVFRIILIDILPYIASYVVMALILQISSGILAEAGLSILGLGPRTTETPTLGLMLNWSMIYQAHILGKWWAYLPVLITIALISFSMNLMNTGLDQVFNPALRD
- a CDS encoding ABC transporter permease, producing MKGYTRYFLVKFGWFLVTFVFAFVLNFTLPRLMPGDPVAAIVARQAQGMSNPTGVQAIYQQYTELFGTNRPIIEQFFIYVRNVFRGDFGFSFSQYPRTVAEVIGASIGWTLILQFPAILVGWILGNVLGAMAAYLKGGFDKMVMPTALFLSSFPAFGMAIILLVIFAVQLKWLPTSGGYGYNLIPSLTPTFLWSAFVHYQLPFWSIVLIAIGGQAIGMRSMSIYELNADYVKFARFMGIKDDKIVAYVFRNAMLPQVTGLALSIGTMVGGALIAEIVFSYPGLGTTLLNGIMGQDYPLISAATLIITFMVLTAFFILEIVYGLIDPRIKAAQSD
- a CDS encoding ABC transporter ATP-binding protein codes for the protein MASNGQPCLSGRGVTKIFGFGRTRTVAVDHVDFDFHEGEIVSIVGESGSGKTTLAKMLLGLINVTEGEIYFQGKKRDLSSGRKRREYWRNIQAIFQDPFSSYNIFQKIDSVLLDCIRMRGGGRLPREQKIEMMTEACSFVNLKFAELTNKYPFELSGGQMQRLMIARIFLLKPKILVADEPTSMIDACSRATILDYLMKLRNETGMTLIFITHDIGLAYYVSDTIYIMEHGRFVESGTADDVILHPRQPYTRRLISDVPKIYEEWDLSTV